From the Deinococcus aerius genome, one window contains:
- the tgt gene encoding tRNA guanosine(34) transglycosylase Tgt: MFEFDIQFRDGRARTATFQTPRGQILTPLFMPVGTQGSVKGISPQELLDIGSQMILANTYHLMLRPGEQLVAAHGGLPGFTAYPGPFLTDSGGFQVMSLGHMRKITEEGVTFKSHIDGANVSLTPERSIQVQEALGADVIMAFDECPPYPAERGYIENSLERTARWLERCHAAKTREDQALFAIVQGGVHQDLRRKSLDLTLLFGTPGFAIGGLAVGEPKEEMYPAVAFTASQLPEEKPRYLMGVGHPEDLIAGIALGVDMFDCVYPTRTGRFGYALTDDGRLNMNSSAPRTQLEPIDRECDCYACRHYTRAYLAHLIRAEEMLAPRMLSLHNLRYLHRLVERARTAIEQGAFQTWAQTWAQRYFRGAVPGWFVEALEVGSRVQSSVL, from the coding sequence GTGTTTGAATTCGACATTCAATTCCGTGATGGACGGGCGCGAACGGCGACCTTCCAAACGCCTCGGGGTCAGATACTGACTCCACTGTTTATGCCCGTGGGAACTCAGGGAAGCGTCAAGGGGATCAGTCCTCAGGAGCTGCTCGACATCGGCTCGCAGATGATTCTGGCGAATACCTACCACCTGATGCTGCGCCCGGGGGAGCAACTGGTGGCGGCTCATGGTGGCCTACCTGGATTTACGGCCTACCCCGGCCCGTTCTTGACCGACTCCGGGGGCTTTCAAGTTATGAGCCTGGGCCATATGCGTAAGATCACCGAAGAGGGCGTGACATTCAAAAGCCATATCGACGGCGCGAATGTCTCTCTGACCCCAGAGCGGAGTATTCAGGTCCAGGAGGCGCTGGGCGCCGATGTGATCATGGCTTTCGACGAGTGCCCGCCCTATCCGGCTGAACGCGGCTACATCGAGAATAGCCTGGAACGAACCGCTCGCTGGTTGGAACGGTGCCACGCCGCCAAGACGCGGGAGGATCAGGCTCTCTTTGCCATTGTGCAGGGGGGCGTGCATCAGGACCTGCGGCGGAAAAGCCTCGACCTGACGCTGCTTTTCGGAACGCCCGGCTTCGCCATCGGCGGCCTGGCCGTCGGCGAGCCGAAGGAGGAGATGTATCCGGCCGTCGCGTTCACGGCCTCGCAACTGCCCGAGGAAAAGCCCAGGTACCTGATGGGTGTGGGCCATCCCGAGGACCTGATTGCGGGGATCGCCCTGGGAGTCGATATGTTCGACTGCGTCTATCCCACCCGGACGGGCCGTTTCGGCTATGCGCTGACGGACGACGGCCGGCTGAACATGAATTCCAGCGCGCCGCGCACGCAGTTGGAGCCCATCGACCGGGAGTGTGACTGCTACGCCTGCCGACACTACACGCGGGCCTACCTGGCGCACCTGATCCGGGCGGAGGAGATGCTGGCCCCGCGTATGCTCTCGCTGCATAACCTCCGCTACCTGCACCGCCTGGTCGAGCGTGCCCGCACGGCCATTGAGCAGGGGGCCTTCCAAACTTGGGCTCAGACCTGGGCTCAGCGGTACTTCCGGGGTGCAGTTCCTGGGTGGTTTGTTGAGGCTCTGGAAGTGGGCAGCCGGGTTCAATCCTCAGTTCTTTAG
- a CDS encoding S-layer homology domain-containing protein gives MKKSLFVLTAALAFGAAAAQTATPATPATPATTSAAAAPQVPTLTDVPAGHWAKDAIDRLVSRGIILGYPDGTYRGTQNLTRYEAAVIIARLLDQIRTGDVPASSIPAEDLTALQNAIQELAADLTALGVRVSDLEENAVSRDDFSRLEARVEELAAANGDAAAIAGLQTQIAELTARADDYDALRADVDDNASQIAALNDLTVLLNQDILNLQDRVSAVESAQADFVQRSDFDNLAGRVGTVETRVTALENAPKFSVTGGLAPRIGRIALTSGTTNFDVDRLTNGTFAAGVFSDLSAGADVTVVDTTQNFNRGLGLTFGVRASNLTTTNGSFVVSNAAINFSTAPVTDTGGTVRRAITLSDASINGTFAGGPFSVKYTEASNAFKFSDYLFSNSDGLAGPGFVATFSPPHPLNPTVTLVGGNTTNTTITGGAANSNYYGARVVVKPNTNSTVGVSYAQVETSRVGFGVDYNVTLGIVNLKGEGAISIPNSPNNFILGGGTIQNAFNNGDKAFYTEARANLGVAQFGANFRTIGVNYGGAAALSVNNTRPYDPNQTGFGAAVGTTLGPIAFGAYGDTYTQQVTTTLNQGTTTGTNPTADDVTVTNTGRTVAFGVKAGAKLGALELVGFFNRTTADTFAANTAGTAVVTTRNALVDSADDKRNNDYADPGMGIAGVPYSYTSTVGARLRHDGTATNALVPNLNFTVQDAFYYGSRNNDFQAYANYSGTLAGVTIAPLVRYRLFTSPTAASAYNTLKYGVKLSTAPLTAVPLQPSLYANVVNRITNTGRGLTVAGGTTTELLGQVGVSLNQFLTPGATAKVGYSYYQGFNIASAGATVGEDDVAFSASDDRVYSSRATTGAQSGLVNGLYAQVGFNGLAANYGIFRYTNLNTGASSVGQGFRVNYTFNF, from the coding sequence ATGAAGAAGAGTCTGTTCGTTCTCACTGCCGCGCTGGCGTTCGGCGCCGCTGCCGCCCAAACGGCGACTCCGGCCACCCCGGCGACCCCGGCCACGACGTCCGCGGCGGCGGCGCCCCAGGTGCCCACGCTGACCGACGTTCCCGCCGGCCACTGGGCCAAGGACGCCATCGACCGCCTGGTCAGCCGCGGCATCATCCTCGGCTACCCGGACGGCACCTACCGCGGCACGCAGAACCTGACCCGTTACGAGGCCGCCGTGATCATCGCGCGCCTCCTCGACCAGATTCGCACGGGCGACGTGCCCGCCAGCAGCATCCCCGCCGAGGACCTGACGGCGCTCCAGAACGCCATTCAGGAGCTCGCCGCCGACCTGACCGCCCTGGGCGTGCGCGTCAGCGACCTGGAGGAGAACGCGGTCAGCCGCGACGACTTCTCCCGCCTGGAAGCGCGCGTCGAGGAACTTGCCGCCGCCAACGGTGACGCCGCCGCCATCGCCGGTCTCCAGACCCAGATCGCCGAGCTGACGGCCCGCGCCGACGACTACGACGCCCTGCGCGCCGACGTCGACGACAATGCCAGCCAGATCGCCGCCCTGAACGACCTCACCGTTCTGCTGAACCAGGACATCCTGAACCTTCAGGACCGCGTGAGCGCCGTCGAGAGCGCCCAGGCGGACTTCGTGCAGCGCTCGGACTTCGACAACCTGGCGGGCCGCGTGGGCACCGTCGAGACCCGCGTGACCGCGCTGGAGAACGCGCCCAAGTTCAGCGTGACCGGCGGCCTGGCTCCCCGCATCGGCCGCATTGCGCTGACGAGCGGCACCACCAACTTCGACGTGGACCGCCTGACCAACGGGACCTTCGCGGCGGGCGTGTTCAGCGACCTGAGCGCGGGCGCTGACGTCACTGTGGTCGACACGACCCAGAACTTCAACCGTGGACTCGGCCTGACCTTCGGGGTGCGCGCCAGCAACCTGACGACGACCAATGGTTCGTTTGTCGTGAGCAACGCGGCCATCAACTTCAGCACGGCTCCCGTTACCGACACCGGTGGCACGGTGCGCCGCGCCATCACGCTGAGCGACGCCTCCATCAACGGCACCTTCGCGGGTGGGCCCTTCAGCGTCAAGTACACCGAGGCCAGCAACGCCTTCAAATTCAGCGACTACCTGTTCAGCAACAGCGATGGCCTCGCGGGTCCTGGCTTCGTCGCCACGTTCAGCCCCCCGCATCCCCTGAACCCCACGGTGACCCTCGTGGGTGGCAACACCACGAACACCACCATCACGGGTGGGGCGGCCAACAGCAACTACTACGGCGCCCGCGTGGTGGTCAAGCCCAACACCAACAGCACGGTGGGGGTCTCCTACGCTCAGGTTGAGACGAGCCGCGTGGGCTTCGGCGTGGACTACAACGTCACGCTCGGCATCGTGAACCTCAAGGGTGAGGGTGCCATCAGCATCCCCAACAGCCCGAACAACTTCATCCTGGGTGGCGGGACGATCCAGAATGCCTTTAACAATGGTGACAAGGCGTTCTACACGGAGGCGCGCGCCAACCTCGGCGTGGCCCAGTTCGGGGCCAACTTCCGCACCATCGGCGTGAACTACGGGGGCGCTGCGGCCCTGTCGGTCAACAACACCCGGCCCTACGATCCCAACCAGACGGGCTTCGGTGCGGCAGTGGGCACGACCCTCGGCCCCATCGCGTTCGGCGCTTACGGCGATACCTACACGCAGCAGGTGACGACGACCCTGAACCAGGGCACCACGACGGGCACGAACCCCACCGCTGACGATGTGACTGTCACCAACACCGGCCGCACCGTCGCCTTCGGTGTGAAGGCGGGGGCCAAGCTCGGCGCGCTGGAACTGGTCGGCTTCTTCAACCGCACCACGGCGGACACCTTCGCGGCCAACACCGCCGGAACTGCTGTCGTGACGACGCGCAACGCTCTTGTCGACTCTGCCGACGACAAGCGCAACAACGACTACGCCGATCCCGGCATGGGCATCGCGGGCGTTCCCTACTCGTACACCAGCACGGTGGGTGCCCGTCTGCGCCACGACGGCACGGCGACCAACGCCCTGGTCCCGAACCTCAACTTCACGGTGCAGGACGCCTTCTACTACGGCAGCCGCAACAACGACTTCCAGGCCTACGCCAACTACTCGGGCACGCTGGCGGGCGTGACCATCGCTCCCCTGGTCCGTTACCGCCTCTTCACCAGCCCGACTGCGGCCAGCGCCTACAACACCCTGAAGTACGGCGTGAAGCTCAGCACCGCCCCGCTCACGGCCGTTCCGCTCCAGCCCAGCCTGTACGCGAACGTCGTGAACCGCATCACCAACACGGGCAGGGGCCTGACGGTGGCGGGCGGCACCACCACCGAGCTGCTGGGTCAGGTCGGCGTGAGCCTCAACCAGTTCCTGACGCCCGGCGCGACGGCCAAGGTCGGCTACTCGTACTACCAGGGCTTCAACATCGCCAGCGCGGGCGCGACGGTGGGCGAGGACGACGTGGCGTTCAGCGCCAGCGACGACCGCGTCTACAGCAGCCGCGCCACCACCGGGGCGCAGTCCGGCCTGGTGAACGGCCTCTACGCTCAGGTCGGCTTCAACGGTCTGGCGGCGAACTACGGCATCTTCCGCTACACCAACCTGAACACCGGCGCCAGCAGCGTCGGCCAGGGTTTCCGCGTCAACTACACCTTCAACTTCTAA
- a CDS encoding manganese-dependent inorganic pyrophosphatase has product MLPVFGHTNPDTDAITSALVYARLLTRQGVPAQAYRLGELNFETPFVLREAGVEVPELLPKLPAGTPVALVDHNESAQSVPNLPELTVTRVVDHHKLGDLTTAQPAYLRFEPVGCTATILLGLHREARMPVERLDARLMLSAILSDTLHFRSPTTTPQDREAVAFLAPIAGVEDVGAYALAMFAAKSDLGDTPAETLLRMDYKVFPFGDPPQRWGLGVIETTNPAYVLGRQAELLAAMDRARAEEGLSGVLLSVVDILNETNLTLVLSATEEKVLREAFGVEVAGGRADLGNRISRKKQIVPALEAYFAPEA; this is encoded by the coding sequence ATGCTGCCTGTTTTCGGACATACCAACCCCGACACCGACGCGATCACCTCCGCCCTCGTGTACGCGCGGCTGCTGACCCGGCAGGGCGTACCTGCTCAGGCCTACCGTCTGGGCGAGCTGAATTTCGAGACGCCCTTCGTGCTTCGGGAGGCGGGGGTGGAGGTGCCGGAACTCCTCCCGAAACTCCCCGCCGGGACGCCCGTGGCGCTGGTGGACCACAACGAGAGCGCCCAGTCGGTGCCCAACCTTCCCGAGCTGACGGTGACCCGCGTGGTGGATCACCACAAGCTGGGGGACCTGACGACGGCCCAGCCCGCGTACCTGCGCTTCGAGCCGGTGGGCTGCACGGCAACGATCCTGCTGGGGCTGCACCGCGAGGCCAGAATGCCCGTCGAGCGGCTGGACGCCCGGCTGATGCTGAGCGCGATCCTGAGCGATACCCTGCACTTCCGCAGCCCGACGACCACCCCCCAGGACCGTGAGGCGGTGGCGTTCCTGGCCCCCATCGCGGGGGTGGAGGACGTGGGGGCGTACGCCCTCGCCATGTTCGCGGCCAAGAGCGACCTGGGCGACACGCCCGCCGAGACGCTGCTGAGAATGGATTACAAGGTGTTCCCCTTCGGTGATCCCCCTCAGCGCTGGGGCCTCGGGGTGATCGAGACGACCAACCCCGCCTATGTGCTGGGCCGTCAGGCCGAACTCCTCGCCGCAATGGACCGGGCACGGGCCGAGGAGGGGCTGAGCGGCGTTCTGCTCTCGGTCGTGGACATCCTGAACGAGACGAACTTGACCCTGGTGCTGTCGGCGACCGAGGAGAAGGTGCTGCGCGAGGCCTTCGGCGTGGAGGTCGCGGGCGGGCGCGCCGACCTGGGCAACCGCATCAGCCGCAAGAAGCAGATCGTGCCCGCGCTGGAGGCGTACTTCGCGCCGGAAGCCTGA
- a CDS encoding bifunctional folylpolyglutamate synthase/dihydrofolate synthase: protein MTALNDLDWLFARQRFGVHPGLSRVRALLARLGDPQTAFRAVLVGGTNGKGSTAATLAAMLEAGGERTGLFTSPHLTRFSERFVVGGRELGGEEVLAALRRVRPHAEAVEASFFEIVTTLGGLLFAEQGVGAAVLEVGLGGRLDATNALDPVLSVITNIGLDHTELLGGTREAIAGEKAGILRAGRPAVTGVAADLLPILETRGADLWALGREVRVEAAPLGWDGWDVRVRVPGADLTLRTPLLGAHGAGNAALAAAAAHRLGVGEEAIRAGAARVRWPGRLEVLPWRGGRVLLDGAHNPDGARALADALRGLGVTRLPVVFGAAADKDAAGVAGALRAVASEVILTRAALSPRAADPASLAPHFGGLPVRMAGSPAAALDLLPAGGLSVVCGSLYLIGEVRPLLRGEAAEGRERWQ from the coding sequence ATGACGGCTCTGAACGATCTGGACTGGCTGTTCGCCCGCCAACGCTTCGGGGTGCATCCGGGCCTCTCGCGGGTGCGGGCGCTCCTGGCGCGCCTGGGGGACCCGCAAACGGCCTTCCGGGCGGTCCTCGTCGGGGGCACAAACGGCAAGGGCAGCACGGCGGCAACCCTGGCGGCCATGCTGGAGGCCGGGGGAGAGCGGACCGGTCTTTTCACCAGCCCGCACCTCACGCGCTTCTCCGAACGGTTCGTGGTGGGTGGGCGGGAACTCGGCGGGGAGGAGGTGCTGGCCGCGCTGCGCCGGGTGCGCCCGCATGCGGAGGCGGTGGAGGCCTCCTTCTTCGAGATCGTGACGACCCTGGGCGGCCTGCTGTTCGCGGAGCAGGGGGTCGGGGCCGCCGTGCTGGAGGTCGGGCTGGGCGGGCGGCTGGACGCCACGAACGCCCTCGACCCGGTGCTGAGCGTGATCACGAATATTGGGCTGGATCACACCGAGCTCCTGGGCGGCACCCGGGAGGCCATCGCGGGGGAGAAGGCGGGCATCCTGCGGGCGGGGCGGCCCGCGGTGACGGGCGTGGCGGCGGACCTCCTCCCCATCCTGGAGACGCGGGGGGCCGACCTGTGGGCGCTTGGACGCGAGGTGCGGGTGGAGGCGGCGCCCCTGGGCTGGGACGGGTGGGACGTGCGGGTGCGGGTGCCCGGGGCGGACCTGACCCTCCGCACCCCGCTGCTGGGCGCGCACGGGGCGGGGAATGCGGCGCTGGCCGCCGCCGCCGCTCACCGTCTGGGCGTGGGGGAGGAGGCGATCCGGGCGGGGGCGGCGAGGGTGCGCTGGCCGGGCCGCCTGGAGGTCCTGCCCTGGCGGGGAGGCCGGGTGCTGCTGGACGGGGCGCACAACCCGGACGGTGCCCGTGCCCTCGCGGACGCGCTGCGGGGGCTGGGGGTGACCCGGCTCCCGGTCGTGTTCGGCGCGGCGGCGGACAAGGACGCGGCGGGCGTGGCGGGGGCGCTGCGGGCGGTGGCGTCGGAGGTCATCCTCACCCGCGCGGCGCTCAGCCCGCGGGCCGCCGATCCCGCCTCGCTCGCCCCACACTTCGGGGGCCTGCCGGTGCGGATGGCCGGGAGCCCCGCCGCCGCGCTCGACCTGCTGCCCGCGGGCGGCCTGTCCGTCGTGTGCGGCAGCCTGTACCTGATCGGCGAGGTCCGCCCGCTGCTGCGGGGCGAGGCCGCGGAGGGCCGGGAGCGCTGGCAGTGA
- a CDS encoding carboxypeptidase M32 has translation MSMEELRRRLAQVSDLGAAAGLLSWDQETHMPEEGARVRGLQMATLEGLAHELFTDARTAELLERAGDPSDETEAAILRVTRRDHAKATRLPTEFVEEAARARNEAHHAWLDARQNDHFATFAPHLEKMLDLARRQADLLGYEEHPYDALLDEYEPGMRASQVEPVFADLRGRTLPLLRRIVAAGNAADYGVLTRPFAPEAQKAFAWRVAGEAFGLKPEFARQDESAHPFQTNFSRDDLRITTRVEAYWPACLFGTWHETGHAMYERGVSERWERTPVSAGASLGVHESQSRMFENLLARSLPFWERYFPLLAEAAPEVTAGLDPQTLYRAVNRVNPSLIRVEADEVTYNFHVMLRFELELALLEGRLGVNELPEAWNAKMGEYLGLTPPDDARGVLQDIHWSAGLIGYFPTYTLGNLLSVQLLEAAKKDPAIAAGVERAEYGPLLAWLVENVHQHGRSLPPAELIERATGRPLTADPYVAYLHEKYEGIYGLKAGV, from the coding sequence ATGAGCATGGAAGAACTGAGACGCCGCCTCGCGCAGGTGAGCGACCTGGGGGCCGCCGCCGGGCTGCTGTCCTGGGACCAGGAGACCCACATGCCGGAGGAGGGCGCCCGGGTGCGGGGCCTCCAGATGGCGACGCTGGAGGGGCTGGCGCACGAGCTGTTCACGGACGCGCGCACCGCCGAGCTGCTGGAGCGGGCGGGCGATCCCTCGGACGAGACCGAGGCCGCGATCCTGCGCGTGACGCGGCGCGACCACGCCAAGGCCACCCGGCTCCCGACCGAGTTCGTGGAGGAGGCCGCCCGCGCGCGGAACGAGGCGCACCACGCTTGGTTGGACGCGCGGCAGAACGACCATTTCGCCACCTTCGCGCCCCACCTGGAGAAGATGCTGGACCTGGCGCGGCGGCAGGCCGACCTGCTGGGCTACGAGGAGCATCCCTACGACGCGCTCCTCGACGAGTACGAGCCGGGCATGCGCGCCTCGCAGGTGGAGCCCGTGTTCGCCGACCTGCGGGGCCGCACGCTGCCGCTGCTGCGCCGCATCGTGGCGGCGGGGAACGCGGCGGATTACGGCGTGCTGACCCGGCCCTTCGCCCCCGAGGCGCAGAAGGCCTTCGCGTGGCGGGTGGCGGGCGAGGCCTTCGGGCTGAAGCCGGAGTTCGCCCGACAGGACGAGAGCGCGCACCCCTTCCAGACCAACTTCAGCCGGGACGACCTGCGGATCACCACCCGGGTGGAGGCCTACTGGCCCGCCTGCCTCTTCGGCACCTGGCACGAGACGGGGCACGCGATGTACGAGCGCGGCGTCTCGGAACGCTGGGAGCGCACGCCAGTTTCAGCGGGAGCCAGCCTGGGTGTCCACGAGAGCCAGTCGCGGATGTTCGAGAACCTGCTCGCCCGCTCGCTGCCCTTCTGGGAGCGGTACTTCCCGCTCCTCGCCGAGGCCGCGCCGGAGGTCACCGCGGGCCTGGACCCGCAGACCCTCTACCGCGCCGTGAACCGGGTGAACCCCAGCCTGATCCGGGTGGAAGCCGACGAGGTGACCTACAACTTCCACGTCATGCTGCGCTTCGAGCTGGAACTCGCCCTGCTGGAGGGGCGGTTGGGGGTGAACGAACTGCCGGAGGCGTGGAACGCGAAGATGGGGGAGTACCTCGGCCTGACCCCACCCGACGACGCGCGGGGCGTGCTCCAGGACATCCACTGGTCGGCGGGCCTGATCGGGTACTTCCCGACCTACACGTTGGGGAACCTGCTCAGCGTGCAACTGCTGGAGGCGGCGAAGAAGGATCCCGCCATCGCCGCCGGGGTCGAACGTGCCGAGTACGGCCCGCTACTCGCCTGGCTGGTCGAGAACGTCCACCAGCATGGCCGCAGCCTGCCCCCCGCCGAGCTCATTGAGCGGGCGACCGGGCGGCCCCTCACCGCCGACCCCTATGTGGCGTACCTGCACGAGAAGTACGAGGGTATCTACGGGCTGAAGGCGGGGGTGTAG
- a CDS encoding helix-turn-helix domain-containing protein: MKLHERLRELRSERGLRLKDVAETAGISVPYLSDLERGRTNPSLETLQTLAGAYTITVHDLLEGVEFYGDSTEGALPKGLADLVADPALGGQLTPDWVRTLSRIELRGKRPRDKQDWYEIYLHLKRILG; this comes from the coding sequence ATGAAACTGCACGAAAGACTCCGCGAACTGCGCAGCGAACGCGGGCTGCGGCTCAAGGACGTGGCGGAGACCGCCGGAATCAGCGTTCCGTACCTCAGCGACCTGGAGCGCGGGCGCACCAACCCCAGCCTGGAAACCCTCCAGACGCTGGCGGGGGCCTACACGATCACCGTTCACGACCTGCTGGAGGGCGTCGAGTTCTACGGCGACTCCACCGAGGGGGCTCTCCCCAAGGGCCTCGCCGACCTCGTTGCCGACCCGGCGCTGGGCGGCCAGCTCACGCCCGACTGGGTCCGCACCCTGTCCCGCATCGAGCTGCGCGGCAAGCGCCCGCGCGACAAGCAGGACTGGTACGAGATCTACCTGCATCTCAAGCGCATCCTGGGCTGA
- a CDS encoding polymer-forming cytoskeletal protein: MGVTEREAGLDLLHREADGDLTPAERARLAALAHDPEFAELRRRLTRATTSLTALSPPALPRSLAAEVASEVVWQSALGRTPSPPASVAGQVAAEVGLDRRLALASAPVLPRSVAANVAGEVRASAGLRHATPPLPTSLAPPVAARIAREGTGSEPRPVPAPPAHNPAPLLLVSGLLVGLTLLGVTSAWPNLTAGATVLQTLIAQVSPLAGVGLLLLLAVSALVLWRPTPAVQRFGAGAFVLAAVLTLPPLYQAFGRSGVTVGHDVTVHGTVPGNVIAVGGNVVLASDARVGGEVITLFGDVRREAGASVEGRVNALLGRAPGDATALQTAPPPGLSVATATAFRPLLGWLGGAAWSPVFLVLTGGMLLLLFVTGAAPLLARRQRHAPVRTLALGVLALAVLIGPALGLALTGLLVPALLATAFALLLVATGLSVSAYDAGRALAFRLRLPFPDVLGALLGLGAVAASLALPPLALTFALVGGAWGAGTLLLTRPEWEGRGTAR; this comes from the coding sequence ATGGGCGTGACGGAGCGTGAGGCCGGGCTGGACCTGCTGCACCGCGAGGCAGACGGGGACCTCACCCCTGCCGAGCGGGCGCGGCTGGCGGCACTCGCCCACGATCCCGAGTTCGCGGAGCTGCGGCGGCGGCTCACCCGCGCCACCACCTCCCTGACAGCACTCTCCCCGCCCGCCTTGCCCCGCAGCCTCGCCGCCGAGGTCGCCTCGGAGGTCGTGTGGCAATCCGCCCTGGGGAGGACGCCCTCGCCCCCCGCCTCGGTCGCGGGGCAGGTCGCCGCGGAGGTGGGGCTGGACCGCCGCCTGGCTCTGGCGTCCGCGCCCGTCCTGCCGCGCAGCGTGGCGGCGAACGTGGCCGGGGAGGTGCGGGCCTCGGCGGGGCTGAGGCACGCCACTCCCCCCCTGCCGACCTCGCTCGCCCCGCCGGTCGCCGCCCGCATCGCGCGGGAAGGGACGGGGAGCGAACCGCGGCCTGTCCCGGCTCCCCCGGCGCACAACCCGGCGCCCCTGCTGCTCGTCTCGGGGCTGCTTGTCGGCCTGACGCTGCTGGGCGTCACGAGCGCGTGGCCCAACCTGACGGCGGGCGCGACGGTGCTGCAAACGCTGATCGCGCAGGTGTCGCCGCTCGCGGGGGTCGGGCTGCTGCTGCTGCTCGCCGTGAGCGCCCTGGTGCTGTGGCGCCCCACCCCCGCCGTGCAGCGCTTCGGGGCGGGGGCCTTCGTCCTGGCCGCCGTACTGACCCTGCCGCCCCTCTACCAGGCGTTCGGGCGCAGCGGCGTGACGGTGGGCCATGACGTGACCGTCCACGGCACTGTGCCCGGCAACGTGATCGCTGTCGGGGGCAACGTCGTCCTCGCCTCCGACGCGCGGGTGGGGGGCGAGGTCATCACGCTGTTCGGGGACGTGCGGCGCGAGGCGGGCGCCAGCGTGGAGGGCCGGGTCAACGCCCTGCTGGGCCGCGCGCCCGGGGACGCGACCGCCCTCCAGACCGCGCCCCCCCCGGGCCTGAGCGTCGCCACCGCCACTGCCTTCCGGCCCCTGCTGGGATGGCTGGGGGGAGCGGCCTGGAGCCCGGTGTTCCTGGTCCTCACGGGCGGGATGCTGCTGCTGCTGTTCGTGACGGGCGCGGCGCCGCTCCTGGCGCGGCGGCAGCGCCACGCGCCGGTGCGGACGCTGGCCCTGGGCGTGCTGGCCCTGGCGGTCCTGATCGGCCCGGCCCTGGGGCTGGCGCTCACCGGGCTGCTGGTGCCCGCCCTCCTCGCCACCGCCTTCGCCCTGCTGCTGGTGGCGACCGGCCTGAGCGTGAGCGCCTACGACGCGGGCCGCGCCCTCGCCTTCCGCCTGCGCCTGCCCTTTCCGGACGTGCTGGGCGCGCTGCTCGGCCTGGGGGCCGTCGCGGCCAGCCTCGCGCTGCCGCCCCTGGCCCTCACGTTCGCGCTCGTGGGCGGCGCCTGGGGAGCCGGCACCCTGCTCCTGACCCGCCCCGAGTGGGAGGGTCGGGGAACGGCCAGGTAA
- the moaC gene encoding cyclic pyranopterin monophosphate synthase MoaC, producing MRVPPENVPELTHFQDGLPRMVDVTDKVPTTRTATAEGWVRLPPEARAALEAGTNPKGDPLTVARLAGLAGSKRTADLVLLCHPVPVTGADVRVSLEEAGVRIEATVRTTAPTGVEMEALTAVTIAALNVYDMLKAASKAIEITGVRLLAKTGGKSGEYRAKV from the coding sequence GTGAGGGTGCCGCCGGAGAACGTCCCCGAACTGACCCATTTTCAGGACGGCCTGCCCCGGATGGTGGACGTGACGGACAAGGTCCCGACCACCCGGACAGCGACCGCCGAGGGCTGGGTGCGGCTTCCCCCGGAGGCGCGGGCGGCGCTGGAGGCGGGCACGAATCCCAAGGGGGACCCCCTGACGGTCGCGAGGCTGGCGGGCCTCGCCGGAAGCAAGCGCACGGCGGACCTCGTGCTGCTGTGCCACCCGGTTCCCGTGACGGGCGCCGACGTGCGCGTCAGCCTGGAGGAGGCGGGGGTGCGGATCGAGGCCACCGTGCGGACGACCGCCCCGACCGGCGTGGAGATGGAGGCCCTGACTGCCGTGACGATCGCCGCCCTGAACGTGTACGACATGCTCAAGGCCGCGAGCAAGGCCATCGAGATCACCGGGGTGCGGCTGCTCGCCAAGACGGGCGGGAAGAGCGGGGAGTACCGGGCGAAGGTCTAG
- a CDS encoding DUF177 domain-containing protein → MSETPRIHLGSLLRTSSDAHAEGNLDHLTYPQGGAEQTLRFARPAPFRVDVNSLGGSEMYLQGRFQPALILECARCLRDVEVPLDLRLGTLLRYDPSVGAPYLDEAESGEEVLVFGDPDLDLSAYLAETALLAAPLTVLHAPDCKGLCQVCGHDLNEGPCEHMAQVPVEEIDDLLGVPEGSAHSRQNPFAGLRDLKLPEE, encoded by the coding sequence ATGAGCGAGACGCCCCGCATTCACCTGGGTTCGCTGCTCCGCACGTCCTCGGACGCCCATGCGGAGGGCAACCTCGACCACCTCACCTACCCGCAGGGGGGCGCCGAGCAGACGCTGCGCTTCGCGCGCCCCGCCCCCTTCCGCGTCGATGTCAACTCCCTGGGCGGCAGCGAGATGTACCTCCAGGGCCGCTTCCAGCCCGCCCTGATCCTGGAGTGTGCCCGCTGCCTGCGCGACGTGGAGGTGCCCCTGGACCTGCGGCTCGGCACCCTGCTGCGCTACGACCCGTCCGTGGGCGCCCCCTACCTGGACGAGGCGGAGTCCGGCGAGGAGGTCCTCGTCTTCGGCGACCCGGACCTCGACCTCAGCGCGTACCTGGCGGAAACGGCCCTGCTCGCCGCGCCCCTGACCGTGCTGCACGCCCCCGACTGCAAGGGGCTGTGCCAGGTGTGCGGCCACGACCTGAACGAGGGACCCTGCGAACATATGGCGCAGGTGCCCGTTGAGGAGATCGACGACCTGCTGGGTGTCCCCGAGGGCTCGGCCCACTCCCGGCAAAATCCCTTCGCCGGGCTGCGTGACCTGAAGCTCCCGGAGGAGTGA